One Persicobacter psychrovividus DNA window includes the following coding sequences:
- the gcvP gene encoding aminomethyl-transferring glycine dehydrogenase codes for MTKIRLTEADRFERRHNGSREVRTQKMLTKIGVDSVDELIDQTIPAAIRLKQPLQLPAAQTEHGFLKSFKSIADKNQVFRSMIGLGYHDTITPGVIQRNILENPGWYTAYTPYQAEIAQGRLEALINFQTMVTDLTGMELANASLLDEGTAAAEAMSMLFATRKGKKKKAAFKFFVDQHTLPQTQSILNTRATPIGIELVTGDVAEFDATDESFFGILLQYPNSEGDILGYPAVAEKAKANDINVAVAVDLLAMALLTPPGEWGADVVVGTTQRFGVPLGFGGPHAAFFATKEAYKRQIPGRIIGVSQDRDGNKAYRMALQTREQHIKRERATSNICTAQVLLAVIAGMYGVYHGPEGIKTIATNVHGHTQLIAKGVEAFGFKQLNGAYFDTIKIEATAAQIATVRTLAEKAGINFRYAENFIGIAVNQTTALEDVQDILTIFAEAAQADVKSFDLTAAADQLEISWADQFKRSSEYMTHPVFHAYRSEHELLRYMKRLENKDISLAHSMISLGSCTMKLNATAEMIPITWPSLASIHPFAPANQTEGYFEIFRNLEGWLNEITGFAGTSLQPNSGAQGEFAGLMVIKAYHEDRGDHHRNICIIPTSAHGTNPASAALAGMKIVLVKCDDAGNIDVADLREKAEANKENLSALMVTYPSTHGVYEESIIEICNIIHENGGQVYMDGANMNAQVGLTSPANIGADVCHLNLHKTFAIPHGGGGPGIGPICVAEQLVPFLPGSPLTDLAGGEKAITAISSAPWGSAGVLAISYAYIAMMGSEGLTNATKLAILNANYIQSRLKDHFPVLYVGANGRNAHELILDCRQFKTIGIEVEDIAKRLIDYGFHAPTVSFPVAGTLMIEPTESESLEELDRFCDAMVAIRQEVKEIEDGKAEAENNVLKNAPHTQALVLNDNWEMPYSREKAGYPLPYLKEAKIWPSVRRIDNAFGDRNLMCSCIPVSEYAEAEA; via the coding sequence ATGACGAAGATTCGATTAACCGAGGCAGATCGTTTTGAGCGCCGCCACAATGGCTCTCGAGAAGTAAGAACACAAAAAATGCTGACGAAAATTGGCGTGGACAGCGTGGATGAACTGATAGATCAGACCATCCCTGCGGCCATTCGACTGAAGCAACCCCTACAATTGCCTGCCGCACAAACCGAGCACGGCTTTCTAAAAAGCTTTAAAAGTATTGCTGATAAAAACCAGGTATTCCGCTCGATGATTGGATTGGGTTATCACGATACCATTACACCAGGCGTAATTCAGCGTAACATCCTGGAGAACCCAGGCTGGTACACGGCCTATACGCCATATCAGGCAGAAATCGCCCAGGGCCGTCTGGAGGCTTTGATCAATTTCCAGACCATGGTAACCGACCTGACAGGTATGGAGCTGGCCAACGCCTCCTTACTTGATGAAGGAACTGCCGCCGCTGAAGCCATGTCGATGCTTTTCGCAACCCGCAAAGGAAAGAAAAAGAAGGCCGCCTTCAAGTTCTTCGTAGATCAGCATACCTTGCCACAAACACAGTCAATCCTGAACACCCGCGCAACGCCTATCGGTATTGAACTGGTAACTGGAGATGTGGCTGAATTTGATGCTACTGATGAATCATTTTTCGGAATCCTGTTACAATACCCTAACAGTGAAGGGGACATCCTCGGATACCCTGCTGTGGCTGAGAAAGCAAAAGCCAACGACATTAACGTTGCCGTTGCGGTGGACTTACTCGCTATGGCACTACTTACCCCTCCGGGTGAATGGGGTGCCGACGTAGTGGTTGGAACAACCCAAAGATTTGGTGTACCATTAGGCTTTGGTGGCCCACACGCCGCTTTCTTTGCGACAAAAGAAGCCTACAAGCGCCAGATTCCAGGCCGAATTATTGGGGTATCGCAAGACCGCGACGGCAACAAAGCCTACCGCATGGCCTTACAAACCCGCGAGCAACATATCAAAAGAGAGCGTGCAACTTCCAACATTTGCACCGCACAGGTTTTATTGGCCGTTATTGCGGGAATGTATGGCGTTTATCACGGACCTGAAGGCATTAAGACCATCGCCACCAACGTACACGGACACACTCAGCTGATTGCAAAAGGGGTAGAAGCTTTCGGCTTTAAGCAATTGAATGGCGCCTATTTCGATACCATCAAAATTGAAGCCACTGCTGCGCAAATAGCGACTGTACGCACCCTGGCTGAAAAGGCGGGCATCAACTTCCGCTATGCCGAAAATTTCATCGGCATTGCCGTTAACCAGACCACAGCGCTTGAAGACGTTCAGGATATCCTGACTATTTTTGCTGAAGCTGCACAGGCCGATGTGAAATCCTTCGACCTGACCGCTGCCGCCGATCAGCTGGAAATCTCCTGGGCTGATCAGTTCAAGCGCAGCTCTGAGTACATGACACACCCGGTGTTCCATGCTTACCGCTCAGAACACGAATTGCTTCGCTATATGAAGCGCCTTGAAAATAAAGATATTTCTCTTGCCCACTCGATGATTTCGCTGGGCTCCTGCACCATGAAGCTGAATGCTACCGCAGAGATGATTCCGATCACCTGGCCATCGCTGGCAAGCATTCACCCTTTTGCGCCTGCCAACCAAACAGAAGGTTATTTTGAGATTTTCCGAAACCTCGAAGGCTGGCTGAATGAAATCACAGGCTTTGCAGGCACCTCCCTTCAGCCCAACTCTGGCGCACAGGGTGAATTCGCAGGACTGATGGTCATTAAGGCCTATCACGAAGACCGTGGCGATCACCACCGAAATATCTGTATCATCCCTACTTCTGCACACGGCACCAACCCTGCCTCAGCTGCTTTGGCAGGAATGAAGATCGTTTTGGTGAAATGTGATGATGCGGGTAATATCGACGTAGCGGATTTGCGTGAAAAAGCGGAAGCGAATAAGGAAAACCTTTCAGCACTGATGGTTACTTACCCTTCTACGCACGGGGTTTATGAAGAATCAATCATTGAAATCTGTAACATCATTCATGAGAATGGCGGACAGGTTTACATGGATGGTGCCAACATGAACGCACAAGTGGGCTTAACCTCCCCTGCCAATATCGGTGCGGATGTTTGCCACCTGAACCTTCATAAAACTTTTGCCATTCCTCATGGTGGTGGCGGACCAGGCATTGGCCCAATCTGTGTTGCTGAACAATTGGTACCTTTCCTTCCTGGAAGCCCATTAACGGATCTTGCAGGTGGCGAGAAAGCCATTACAGCCATCTCTTCTGCACCTTGGGGCTCGGCTGGTGTATTGGCGATTTCTTATGCTTACATTGCCATGATGGGCAGCGAGGGCTTAACGAACGCTACTAAATTGGCCATTCTGAATGCCAATTACATTCAGTCCAGATTAAAAGACCATTTCCCGGTATTGTATGTTGGCGCTAATGGCCGCAATGCCCATGAACTGATCCTTGATTGTCGTCAGTTTAAAACAATCGGCATTGAAGTTGAGGATATCGCCAAGCGACTGATTGATTATGGTTTCCATGCACCAACGGTTTCTTTCCCTGTTGCAGGCACACTGATGATCGAGCCTACGGAGTCTGAATCTTTGGAAGAACTGGATCGTTTCTGCGATGCTATGGTGGCGATTCGTCAGGAGGTAAAAGAAATTGAAGACGGAAAAGCCGAGGCGGAAAATAACGTGCTGAAAAACGCACCACATACGCAGGCCCTGGTATTGAATGACAACTGGGAGATGCCATACAGCCGCGAGAAGGCGGGCTACCCACTGCCATACCTTAAGGAAGCTAAAATATGGCCTTCTGTCAGAAGAATTGACAACGCTTTTGGCGACCGTAATTTGATGTGTTCCTGCATCCCTGTAAGTGAATATGCAGAGGCAGAAGCTTAA
- a CDS encoding enoyl-CoA hydratase/isomerase family protein — MLAYPQHQAENLQQYQFGFLSVEGDDHFLNITLNRPEKKNAMPPQMMNEIAFALNHAHYNPEIWGVTISAKGDTFSAGADLKAFAGLPVDIKGSTIPEPKKPVKLGDAFMKLHKPCIAIVEGNVYAGAFLILAGCSHVVCLENVELSLPEAKRGIWPMQVMASLAPIVPKRILLDWCMRAEMISAQEAERWGLITKVLPPEDLRPYLDKLFQQLKQVAPLAVQRGLKAYDEMLNLSPVAQHSYLLEQLQELIKTKDAQEGLTAFREKRPPVWQGE, encoded by the coding sequence ATGCTTGCTTATCCACAACATCAGGCGGAAAACTTACAACAATACCAATTTGGTTTTTTATCAGTTGAAGGTGATGACCACTTCCTGAACATTACCCTCAACAGGCCTGAAAAGAAAAATGCCATGCCGCCGCAAATGATGAATGAAATTGCTTTTGCGCTCAACCATGCACACTACAATCCCGAAATATGGGGCGTTACGATCAGCGCAAAAGGCGATACTTTTTCAGCAGGCGCCGACCTCAAGGCTTTCGCAGGACTGCCTGTTGACATCAAGGGGTCGACCATTCCCGAGCCCAAAAAACCAGTAAAACTTGGTGATGCTTTCATGAAGTTGCATAAACCATGCATCGCAATTGTAGAGGGGAATGTGTATGCTGGTGCATTCCTTATTTTGGCAGGCTGCTCCCACGTGGTCTGTCTGGAAAATGTGGAGCTCAGTCTCCCTGAAGCCAAGCGAGGCATCTGGCCAATGCAGGTCATGGCTTCCCTTGCGCCTATTGTTCCAAAGCGAATTCTGCTCGATTGGTGTATGCGCGCGGAAATGATTTCAGCACAGGAAGCAGAACGGTGGGGACTCATTACGAAAGTGCTCCCTCCTGAAGACCTGCGGCCTTACCTTGACAAACTTTTTCAGCAGCTCAAACAGGTCGCTCCGCTGGCTGTTCAACGCGGGCTCAAGGCTTATGATGAAATGCTCAACCTCTCGCCAGTCGCGCAGCATTCCTATCTTTTGGAGCAACTTCAGGAACTGATTAAAACCAAGGACGCACAGGAAGGCTTAACGGCTTTTCGGGAGAAACGCCCCCCTGTATGGCAAGGTGAGTAG
- a CDS encoding Do family serine endopeptidase — protein sequence MSNRKLFLALFAASLLGAIIAVGGFQLVAPQQEAATPQNDAIQQHTKLTNYLSQTDASVPEGLNFVMAAEATTPCVVHIKSTITESSNYGGQRSEQMEEWLRQFGFEPRRQQPRSGQASGSGVIISKDGYIVTNNHVIDKASDVKVVLNNNKSYEAKVIGTDPATDLAVIKIDGDGDDFPFVKFGDSDGIKVGQWVLAVGNPFELNSTVTAGIISAKGRNININRSQYGIESFIQTDAAVNPGNSGGALVNLKGELIGINTAIASPTGSYAGYSFAVPASLVKKVAMDLKEFGIVQRALLGVAIREVNADLAKEKDLDEVQGVFVAGVNENSSADDAGLEEGDVILKIDDSPTNTVAGLQESIARHRPGDKVKVTFKRGSKRKTTTVTLKNMMGETTAVKYAGSTKIEGATFANLTPKDKEALEVKGGAKIMELKAGKFKDAGLREGFTITQIDKRPIHNTEDLSRVLSSKKGGILIEGKYEEGDPVYYALGW from the coding sequence ATGAGTAATCGAAAGTTATTTCTTGCATTATTCGCGGCCTCATTATTAGGCGCAATCATCGCCGTTGGAGGATTTCAACTGGTAGCGCCACAACAAGAAGCTGCCACTCCCCAAAACGACGCTATTCAACAGCACACCAAATTAACAAACTACTTATCCCAGACGGACGCCTCGGTTCCCGAAGGACTGAACTTCGTGATGGCTGCTGAAGCCACCACCCCTTGTGTAGTACACATTAAATCAACGATTACAGAAAGCTCAAACTACGGCGGACAACGCAGCGAACAAATGGAGGAATGGCTTCGACAGTTCGGCTTCGAGCCTCGCCGCCAACAGCCCCGATCAGGTCAGGCTTCAGGCTCAGGGGTCATCATCTCTAAAGATGGTTATATTGTGACCAACAACCACGTGATCGACAAAGCAAGCGACGTAAAAGTGGTGTTGAATAATAACAAGAGCTACGAAGCGAAAGTCATTGGTACCGATCCTGCAACAGATTTGGCGGTCATCAAAATTGATGGCGATGGCGACGACTTCCCATTTGTAAAATTCGGTGATTCCGATGGCATCAAGGTTGGGCAGTGGGTACTCGCTGTAGGAAATCCATTTGAACTGAATTCTACCGTAACTGCGGGGATCATCTCCGCCAAAGGTCGAAACATCAATATCAACAGAAGCCAGTATGGTATTGAGTCTTTCATTCAGACGGATGCTGCGGTAAACCCGGGCAACTCAGGCGGCGCATTGGTCAATCTTAAAGGAGAGCTGATTGGCATTAACACAGCCATTGCCTCACCAACAGGATCGTATGCGGGTTATTCATTTGCTGTCCCTGCTTCACTGGTTAAAAAGGTAGCCATGGATCTCAAAGAATTCGGTATTGTACAGCGTGCATTGCTCGGGGTTGCAATTCGTGAAGTAAACGCTGATTTGGCCAAAGAAAAAGACTTGGATGAAGTACAAGGCGTATTTGTAGCGGGAGTAAACGAAAACTCATCGGCAGACGATGCAGGCTTGGAAGAAGGCGATGTGATTTTGAAAATTGACGACAGTCCAACCAATACCGTTGCGGGCTTGCAAGAATCCATTGCACGCCACCGTCCTGGCGACAAAGTAAAAGTTACCTTCAAACGTGGCAGCAAACGCAAAACAACAACGGTTACCCTCAAGAACATGATGGGCGAAACCACTGCGGTAAAATATGCAGGCTCGACAAAAATCGAAGGCGCAACTTTTGCCAACCTGACCCCAAAAGACAAAGAAGCTCTCGAGGTTAAAGGCGGTGCCAAGATCATGGAACTTAAAGCAGGGAAATTCAAAGATGCTGGTCTCCGCGAAGGTTTCACCATTACCCAAATCGATAAACGCCCGATTCACAATACCGAAGACCTGAGCCGTGTGCTTTCGTCGAAAAAAGGCGGTATCCTCATTGAAGGGAAGTACGAAGAAGGTGATCCTGTTTACTACGCTTTAGGCTGGTAA